Genomic DNA from Fimbriimonadaceae bacterium:
TGGCTCAACATCAAGCCGTCCACACTGTATCTCTGGGTCTCACAGAACAAAATTCCTTACTGTCGCATTCATGGCCTCGTCAGGTTTGAACCCGAAGACATTCGGAAGTGGCTCGATGCCTTTGAATCGGCCACAGCAAGCCGCTTACCTGCCCTCAGACGCGACGATACCCGAGACCTAGACCAC
This window encodes:
- a CDS encoding helix-turn-helix domain-containing protein, translated to MLTVKELSAWLNIKPSTLYLWVSQNKIPYCRIHGLVRFEPEDIRKWLDAFESATASRLPALRRDDTRDLDH